One window from the genome of Periophthalmus magnuspinnatus isolate fPerMag1 chromosome 18, fPerMag1.2.pri, whole genome shotgun sequence encodes:
- the LOC117386430 gene encoding uncharacterized protein LOC117386430, translated as MWTYVFFLVVIIVSPALSTDYKMMGHDPVEVERNKDAILPCHVEPETDLTQDFVEWHVKLTNGEDIVVYIYRRGKEILPLDCHFINRTEILKEDLLHGNISVKIRNVTEKDEGNYTCVVEIGETKRIQSSVKLIVRSKDDPSPLKDVSYTAPSPSSSSPPRPTNVGAIVGPIVAGLVLGVGVFFLLKHIKKRKPQQGLDAAAPSRSSSSPPRRSSQEPPSDDDTEQDAML; from the exons ATTATAAAATGATGGGTCATGATCCTGTTGAGGTTGAACGAAACAAAGACGCCATCCTGCCATGTCACGTGGAGCCTGAGACGGACCTGACCCAGGATTTTGTGGAATGGCATGTAAAATTAACAAATGGCGAAGATATTGTTGTGTACATCTATAGAAGAGGTAAAGAGATATTACCTCTGGATTGTCATTTCATAAACCGAACGGAGATCTTAAAAGAAGATTTGTTACATGGGAACATTTCTGTCAAAATCCGCAACGTAACAGAAAAAGATGAAGGGAACTATACCTGTGTTGTGGAAATCGGTGAAACCAAACGAATACAAAGCTCTGTCAAACTTATCG TGAGGAGTAAGGATGATCCGAGTCCTCTAAAAG ATGTTTCTTATACAGCACCATCTCCCTCGTCCAGCTCACCTCCACGTC ctacAAATGTTGGAGCGATTGTTGGTCCTATTGTTGCTGGTCTTGTTCTTGGTGTTGGAGTCTTCTTTCTCCTCAAACACATAAAGAAACGTAAACCACAACAGGGGCTTGATGCAGCAG CACCATCTCGCTCGTCCAGCTCACCTCCACGTC GATCATCCCAAGAACCTCCCAGTGATGACGACACGGAACAAGACGCAATGCTGTAG